The DNA segment TTCCATGATCTACACTACCCCCCTGCAAATGAGTTTCCGTGCTTCGTTAAATCCCACCAAGACGATGCCAATCACAATAATAGAAAGCCCCAATAGCAAGCCAAACGGGCTTACTCGGCCGCTGATCAGCAACAGGGCTATGATGATGCCCAGAGCCGCAAAGCGCAAATAATACTTGAAAAGATAGAAAAATCGTGCTCCCGACAATCTTGCTGGATCGAGAGCCCGCCGCAGGTTTCGCTTCATGAGGTAAAAATTGCCAACAGCAAGGACTCCTCCGATGAACACGCCGAGGCTGAACTTGAACGGGCAAAGGGCAAAGCTGGTCAGACTCAGGATACCGAGCAGTACCCAGATAATCATTTCAATTCTTTTGAGAAGAGC comes from the Deltaproteobacteria bacterium genome and includes:
- a CDS encoding ATP synthase subunit I, whose amino-acid sequence is MMLQDEALLKRIEMIIWVLLGILSLTSFALCPFKFSLGVFIGGVLAVGNFYLMKRNLRRALDPARLSGARFFYLFKYYLRFAALGIIIALLLISGRVSPFGLLLGLSIIVIGIVLVGFNEARKLICRGVV